The Lentimicrobiaceae bacterium DNA segment CCTTCAGTAAAATCCTTCGCCCCAAATGGATTTGCTGCAAATAATCCGTATCCTCTGGCATGCCAGTAAGTAGGATAACTTTGGTTCTTAGGATGATCACACACTACCAATGAGATTTTTTCGTCACCAATACTCCCATACAGATCCATCCATCTGGCACGGGTGCTCCAGACCGCTTCCCCTTTAATCCCTTCACTGCTTATATAATTACCGGTAACACCTTCGTTAGACAATGCTTTCACTGTGGTAGGATTACCCTGGGCATCGGTAAGTGTAACATCCTCTTTGGATGGAAGCTCGAGTTGACGCGCAACACGAATACCAAACATGCCTTCTTTGGTATCTTTAAAAGTTACAGTGTTGCCGGTGGCAGTTAAAGTGGTAATACGGTCAATGATACGGGTTGATCCCTCGGCAATGAAATGATATTCGGAATGTTCCGACAGGAGTTCATTGCCTGTTGAATCGGCCCAGCTCCCAGAGGTAACCAGAACACCTTCGCCTGTCCTTTCGGATAATTTATCAACTTTAACATTTTTTATTATGCCGCCATTGGCATTTTTTGTACCCAAACCTTGCGAACCATTTCCCCAGAAATCATTGCCGTCAACATTTCCGTAGGTTAGCCATATCCCGATCTGATGTGGATGATCATTTCGTTCACCAGCTCTTTGTTTTAACGGAAATCCCCGTGTAATTTCGGTGCCGGCAGAGGTAAACACCGGGTAGAGTACGGGCTTAGAGACATTGTCAAACCAGCAATATGATGTAAAAAGTTTTCCGTCAATCATGACATCGATCTTTTTTTCACTCTCCTGATTAATAAAAACGATTTTTAAATCCCGGCCTTTTTGATCCTTTTTCGAGGAATTTATTCCACATGAGAAGGACAAAAAAACAGTTAACAGTATAATTGTGATTGATTGTTGTTTCATAATGTTCAAATTAGTTTTATTGTTTATACTTTATAGTAGATGGATCATTTTAATATTTCCCATATTCCATGAGAGTATCCCACATAGCCCAGAAATTCTCCGGAGGCACATCTTCCTGAATATTATGTACAGGGGCATATACGAATCCTCCACCGGGAGCCATAATATCTAGTATTTTTCTTACCTCATCTTTTACATATTCAGGGCGGGCATTTTTCAAAGTAGATTGTGTATCAACACCACCTCCCCAAAATACGAGGTCATTCCCAAAATCGTTTTTCAGACCTTTTAGATCCATATTTGTAGCTGTGAACTGAACAGGGTTAAGAATATCCAATCCTGCTTCTATTAAATCCGGAAGTAATACACGAACTGAGCCACAGGTATGCATAAATATTTTAATGTGAGGCAATCTCTTTTTGATATGCGACCACAGCAACCCAAACCTTGGTATTATCGTCTTTCGTAAATAATCCGGTTCCAATAAGGTGGAGGTTTGTGTTCCAAGATCATCACATTCAGATAGTACACTTACCCTGTTCTGAAGGTTATTTTCAATCAGCCAGTCAATAACCAGATCCCAGTAATTGAATTTGTATTCGAGGATCAGATCAAGTAGTTTTTCTACACCTGCAGGGTCAATCATGGTATCCAAATACCAATTCTGATATCCCCTTATCCGCAATGATGTTTCTGTTAGGCCCGCACAATTTCTGTCAGCGATCACTCCATAGTCATAAATATTCTGTATCTGTTCTGACAAATCACTTCGGATAAGATCTGAATGATAACCCAGTACAGGAAACCGATAATTTTGCAATCCTTCATCAATGGAAGAAAACTGTTCCAGTGGAAAAGTAAACTGATTGAAATAGAAGTCTTTCGATTCATCCATTTTCCAGAGACATCCCCAACTATCTGTAAGTTCCAATTTACCATCTTTCACAGTGACTATTTTTTCAAAGTCCGGAATCCTTCGTGAACCAATACGTCTGGTATCAGATTTTAGTTGTTTTAAAGTGTCTTCAATTGGTGTAACAATCTGCTGGATAGGATCAATCTCTTTTTTATCGAATTCAGGGGATAATCCACGATACTCCATTGCCCTCACAAAAGCTTTCTTATTGATTCCTGTAACAGTTGTTCCGGCCAAGTCATATGGCACCCTGTCAGGTTCTTTGTGGTTGAGTGTTATATTTAATCTTTCAGAACTTTTCATTACCATTTATAAATCTAACGGTTTTATTTTTGGAATTAATATATGCATTAGGGCGAGAGCAATAAAATAGCCTAATGATGCTATAAGAAAAGGTATTACATAACCATCCATTCCCAGGTTTTGGAGTAATCCACCAACCAACTGAGCGATCAGCGCTCCACCAACAGCGCCTGCAAAACCTCCTATTCCGGTGATCGATGCAGTTGCTTTCCGTGGGAAAATGTCTGACATCAGGCTGAAAATGTTTGCTGACCATCCGCAATGACCTCCGGCAGCAATTGCAATCAAGGCTACTGCCAACCACATATTATCTACATGAGGAACAAACATTACAGGTAAGGCAAAAGTAGCGCAAATTAAAAATCCCATCTTTCTTCCCTTGTTCATCGACCAGCCCATTTTAAGGAATTTTGATGATAACCAGCCCAAAAATATCCCACCTGCCCATGAAATGAGATATATTGCAAAAAATGGAAGTCCAATCTCTTTTAAATTTAAACCGAATTTCCCATTAAGAAATTTGGCCCCCCAGAACAGATAGAACCACCAGATAGGATCGGTCAAAAATTTACCAACACCAATACCCCATACTTCCCTCGTTTTCAGTAAAACAGACCAGCTTATTTTTCCGGTAGTTTCATGCTGGCTATCACTGTTAATATATTCAAGTTCATCTTTACTGACTAACTTATGGTTTTCAGGTTTTTTGTAAAATAGCAACCATAATAAAATCCATATCCCACTAATTGGCAACGTCCAGATAAAAGCTGCTCTCCAATCGTTATTAAATGCCGAAACAACAATTGGGATAATAAGTGGAGATGTCAGGGTTCCAACATTAGCTCCCCCGTTGAACAGACCAACAGCCAGTGCACGTTCTTTTTTTGGAAACCACTCCGCCACTACTTTATTTGCAACAGGGAAATTACCTGATTGGCCAATGGACAATCCAATGCGGGCATAAGCAAATCCAATCCAGGTTTTCGCAAAAACAGTAGAAGCCTGGGCTATTGCCCACATTCCTACAGATATGGCATATCCTGCCTTGGTCCCTATTTTATCAACAAACACACCCATAATCAGAAAACAAAGTGCATACCCCATCATAAAAGCGGTATTAATATTACCATATTGTTGTTCACTCCAGCCAATGTCTTTTTGCAGAAATGGAGCCATGATACCCAGGGCAGAACGGTCGAGATACAGCAGAATAGTGGCAAAAAAGAGGAATAATAGAACTACCCATCTAATACCCTGATAATTTATTTTCTTTTCCATTTGATATTGGGAAATAAAGACATGGTGCATTAATGCACACTTATCTGTCGGTAGTAGATTATTTAATTAAGAAATCCGTATCTTCTGAAATGCTTCCACCCTTATACTCAAGAATAGCACTATCATGAACTTTTGTAATAGCAGTATACGAAGACTTATTTCCTTCTTTAAAAGGTTTATTGTCTTTTCTGTTATAGGCAGATATCAGGGACCAGCGAGGCCCGGTACTGTTATTGCGATCTGAACGATGAAGAAGGTTGCTATGGAAAAAAAGCGTATCCCCGGGATTCATTTCAACATATACAAGTTCCATAACTTTTAATATCTCATCTACCCTTTCCTGGTTTGCCCCAACCTGCTCTCCTGTAAAACCATGTTCTATACGTCCTAATTTATGCGAGCCTTTAATTACCTGAAGGCAACCATTCTCTTTATTGGCAGGAGTCAGTGCGGTGAGGACGCTAAGCATATGGGGGAAGAGGAACCCATCACGATACCAATAGCCATAATCCTGGTGCCACTCCCAGGCGCCACCGACTTTTGGCTCTTTCTGCATTAATTTTGAATGGAAATGCGCCGGTTCGCCTTCCAGGAACAGTTCTACCCCGTTAACAATCCTTTCTGAACGGGCCAGTAAACTATAAATACTATCATCAAGCGAATACCACAAAGCAAGTTTAGTTCTCAGCCCTTCCTTATCTCCCCGGTCGTAACTTTTTTTACTGATCACTTCATCATTTATTGCAATACCATACAGCAGTTCGATTTCTTTCGAAGAGAACATAGACGATACAAGCAAATAACCATCCTGATCATAATCCTCCTTGTCTTGTTGTGTTAATTTTCTGTAATTCATCCTAATTTTTTTAAGCGTTTTGTATGATGAGTATCTGTTGTTATTAACAGACAGTATGTCAGACATTGTCCGGAACAACAAAAGGTTTTCGATATTGCCGTGTTAGCATTGCATCTGCTTCGGGGTCATTTATAAACTTCATCTTTACAGGATCAAATTCAAGGCTTTTTCCCAAACGGTAGGAGATATTACCGAGGTGCATCAGTGCGCAGGAATAGAATCCTTCCCGAATATCCCCTTTGGCAAGTTTTTGGTCATTGGCACGGATTGCATCGATAAAATCTCCATAATGGTCGCCCAGGCCGCTTCCCTTTTCCCCTGCTACCCGTTCTTTCCCATAAAATGCCTGCCACTCGTTCACATTTTTGGTCATATATCCTTTTGATCCGTAAAACAGGTTTCCGACCGAATTGTCCGCACTGACCATATAGGTATTGCCCGTAGCCTGATTGTTCTCACTGTTAACCCCTTCGCGGTTGGTAATCCAGTGACGTACTTCGAATTGGAGGATTTTCTTCTTATCGCCACCTCCCTGAGGATTTGGAAACTCGAATACGGCGATCAGGTCATTGGGCGTTTGCTGGTCATCATCGAACATAAAATGGCCACCGGCAGTACTGATCTTCACAGGCAGGGTTACCCCCAAGCCCCATCGTGCTATATCCA contains these protein-coding regions:
- a CDS encoding PmoA family protein; this encodes MIDGKLFTSYCWFDNVSKPVLYPVFTSAGTEITRGFPLKQRAGERNDHPHQIGIWLTYGNVDGNDFWGNGSQGLGTKNANGGIIKNVKVDKLSERTGEGVLVTSGSWADSTGNELLSEHSEYHFIAEGSTRIIDRITTLTATGNTVTFKDTKEGMFGIRVARQLELPSKEDVTLTDAQGNPTTVKALSNEGVTGNYISSEGIKGEAVWSTRARWMDLYGSIGDEKISLVVCDHPKNQSYPTYWHARGYGLFAANPFGAKDFTEGKEELNHNIPAGGSLTLKYRIIVNSGSHLTDAEINAYADEFAKKY
- a CDS encoding phytanoyl-CoA dioxygenase family protein — its product is MNYRKLTQQDKEDYDQDGYLLVSSMFSSKEIELLYGIAINDEVISKKSYDRGDKEGLRTKLALWYSLDDSIYSLLARSERIVNGVELFLEGEPAHFHSKLMQKEPKVGGAWEWHQDYGYWYRDGFLFPHMLSVLTALTPANKENGCLQVIKGSHKLGRIEHGFTGEQVGANQERVDEILKVMELVYVEMNPGDTLFFHSNLLHRSDRNNSTGPRWSLISAYNRKDNKPFKEGNKSSYTAITKVHDSAILEYKGGSISEDTDFLIK
- a CDS encoding MFS transporter, with the translated sequence MEKKINYQGIRWVVLLFLFFATILLYLDRSALGIMAPFLQKDIGWSEQQYGNINTAFMMGYALCFLIMGVFVDKIGTKAGYAISVGMWAIAQASTVFAKTWIGFAYARIGLSIGQSGNFPVANKVVAEWFPKKERALAVGLFNGGANVGTLTSPLIIPIVVSAFNNDWRAAFIWTLPISGIWILLWLLFYKKPENHKLVSKDELEYINSDSQHETTGKISWSVLLKTREVWGIGVGKFLTDPIWWFYLFWGAKFLNGKFGLNLKEIGLPFFAIYLISWAGGIFLGWLSSKFLKMGWSMNKGRKMGFLICATFALPVMFVPHVDNMWLAVALIAIAAGGHCGWSANIFSLMSDIFPRKATASITGIGGFAGAVGGALIAQLVGGLLQNLGMDGYVIPFLIASLGYFIALALMHILIPKIKPLDL